In one window of Candidatus Scalindua sp. DNA:
- a CDS encoding ATP-dependent Clp protease ATP-binding subunit, which yields MLQKYIRYCTKKVLDATNIGTMEQVNMKRNVFTSEFILFIDELHTVVGIGGGGGSGGMGAHDILKPALARGQLQLIGATTYDDYRKYVESDKALARRFQTVTVSEPGIEETKQILVGLKSYYEKHHEITYTPESIDAAARLSDRYITDRAQPDKAIDLLDEAGSKKHLELHYTPPGIKRLENEKRTHTALKKEAFEQQDFEEATKHHAKLQVIETKLAAQKEKWQKELKEKDSSITSEDIAAVVSSWTGIPAIRMLESEAEKLAHMEEKIHERIVAQEAAVRAIADAIRRNRAGLREVSRPIGAFLFLGPTGVRKTELAKALAEFLFDDETRIVRLDMSVYMERHEVAKLIGSPPGYVGYGEGGQLTEKIKRVPYAVVLLDEVEKAHPDVFNMLFKVLDEGRLTDAQGHAISFRNTIIIGTSNIGSEKLAEKQEIGFKAGPGIISHDEAKDLVLSEVKKYFKPEFINRLDDMIVFHSLSKEHIARILEILLSQLTRRLEDNNLTLHIELEVKEKLVSDGYDLRYGARPLKRAKLIVRWKTRSPCVL from the coding sequence GTGCTTCAGAAATATATAAGATATTGTACCAAGAAAGTGCTCGATGCCACAAACATCGGGACCATGGAACAGGTCAATATGAAGCGTAATGTTTTCACTTCAGAGTTTATCCTTTTTATTGATGAATTACATACCGTCGTTGGTATCGGGGGCGGGGGAGGGAGTGGCGGTATGGGGGCGCACGACATCCTTAAGCCTGCACTCGCTCGGGGCCAGCTGCAGCTCATAGGTGCAACTACCTACGATGATTACCGTAAATATGTTGAATCGGATAAGGCGCTTGCACGAAGATTTCAGACAGTAACAGTAAGCGAACCAGGGATTGAGGAGACGAAACAGATCCTTGTAGGGCTGAAATCCTATTATGAAAAACATCATGAGATTACCTATACCCCGGAATCGATAGATGCAGCTGCGCGGCTCTCTGACCGCTATATAACTGACAGGGCGCAACCTGACAAGGCAATAGATCTACTGGATGAAGCAGGTTCAAAGAAGCATCTTGAATTGCATTATACACCACCTGGAATTAAAAGATTAGAAAACGAAAAAAGAACACACACCGCTCTTAAAAAAGAGGCATTTGAACAGCAGGATTTTGAGGAGGCGACAAAGCATCATGCAAAACTCCAGGTGATCGAAACCAAGCTTGCCGCTCAGAAGGAAAAGTGGCAAAAGGAATTGAAAGAAAAAGACAGTTCGATTACATCCGAGGACATTGCCGCTGTTGTTTCCAGCTGGACAGGTATACCTGCAATACGGATGCTTGAGAGTGAGGCGGAAAAGCTGGCACATATGGAAGAGAAGATTCATGAACGAATTGTTGCGCAGGAAGCTGCGGTAAGGGCGATTGCTGATGCGATAAGAAGAAACAGGGCAGGACTCAGGGAGGTATCAAGGCCTATTGGTGCATTTCTCTTTCTTGGGCCGACAGGGGTCAGGAAAACTGAGTTGGCAAAGGCATTGGCTGAATTCCTGTTTGATGATGAGACACGTATTGTTCGACTGGATATGTCAGTATATATGGAGCGCCATGAAGTTGCAAAACTTATTGGATCCCCGCCTGGTTATGTAGGGTATGGAGAGGGGGGACAGCTTACGGAAAAGATAAAGCGTGTTCCGTACGCCGTGGTACTGCTTGATGAGGTGGAAAAGGCGCATCCTGATGTTTTCAATATGCTGTTTAAGGTACTTGATGAGGGGCGGCTCACTGACGCACAGGGCCACGCGATAAGTTTTCGAAATACCATTATCATCGGGACTTCAAATATAGGAAGTGAGAAGCTTGCGGAAAAACAGGAAATCGGCTTTAAAGCAGGCCCTGGAATCATAAGCCACGATGAAGCCAAAGATCTTGTCCTCTCTGAGGTGAAGAAATATTTCAAACCTGAATTTATCAATCGGTTAGATGATATGATCGTTTTTCATTCGCTGTCGAAAGAGCATATAGCCCGTATTCTGGAAATACTTCTCTCTCAGCTTACCCGGAGATTGGAGGACAATAACCTTACTCTTCACATTGAACTCGAGGTAAAAGAAAAGCTTGTGTCTGATGGATATGATCTCCGGTATGGTGCCCGGCCACTCAAGAGGGCAAAATTGATCGTGAGATGGAAAACACGCTCTCCCTGTGTATTGTGA
- a CDS encoding dienelactone hydrolase family protein — MLIVMIEEHVYFKSGGMKVEGIISYDEEVINPPALLLCPPHPHLGGDMDNNVITTLASESAEREFVTLRFNYCGVGKSESCFENVAEQYNYWEDVLNNDDYADALADASAALEFLESVTGSDVIYAVGYSFGAIVAMMLSARHERIRSFALISLPFGRFKTHVLADCTKPKYIVCADNDFATPIEEVKKGVSAMAEPKRLEILQECDHFYIGREHDVANRIIEFFTSKNSFSQSRRDRQEE; from the coding sequence ATGCTGATTGTAATGATTGAGGAGCACGTCTATTTCAAATCAGGAGGTATGAAGGTAGAGGGGATTATCTCTTATGATGAAGAGGTCATTAATCCTCCGGCACTCCTCTTATGTCCGCCCCATCCCCATCTTGGTGGTGATATGGATAATAATGTAATTACAACACTTGCCAGCGAATCTGCAGAGAGAGAGTTTGTCACATTACGGTTTAACTATTGCGGTGTCGGTAAGAGCGAAAGCTGTTTTGAGAATGTCGCTGAACAATACAATTACTGGGAAGATGTCTTGAATAATGATGATTACGCGGACGCATTAGCGGATGCATCTGCGGCACTGGAATTTCTTGAATCAGTCACCGGCTCAGACGTGATATATGCTGTTGGATATTCATTTGGCGCAATAGTTGCAATGATGCTCAGTGCACGGCATGAGAGGATCCGCTCATTTGCACTCATCTCTTTACCATTCGGCAGGTTTAAGACTCATGTCTTAGCTGACTGTACGAAACCTAAGTACATTGTTTGTGCAGACAATGATTTTGCGACGCCTATTGAGGAAGTGAAAAAAGGAGTGTCGGCAATGGCTGAACCGAAGAGGCTTGAAATCTTACAAGAGTGCGACCACTTCTATATCGGGAGAGAACATGATGTTGCAAACAGGATAATTGAATTTTTTACATCAAAAAATAGTTTCTCGCAAAGCCGCAGGGATCGCCAGGAAGAATGA
- a CDS encoding 1-acyl-sn-glycerol-3-phosphate acyltransferase produces MLKLSPKSALYQVPGIAFLISKSRIQIEYDLLRKKSHDLLYRRAHTFTEQLLKFLKVKIVVSGRENVINQPAIICQNHTSVMDIPAILYTVGGKSLFCTKEELFRIWVFGKGIEILGMIKIYKDDRITGKELRKAAKNLKEHVCINGALTPYLVAFPEGTRTKDRGYKMNEFKRGLFSIAIKYDLPIIPIASYGGLDVTPKSSWTFNRGTIYEKVLKPLFPKDYSGGSIKEKSIRLQNDTQQRINLGLHELIQLYGKEKT; encoded by the coding sequence ATGTTAAAATTATCTCCAAAATCAGCATTGTACCAGGTACCGGGAATTGCATTCCTCATTTCCAAAAGCAGAATCCAGATTGAGTATGACCTTTTGAGAAAAAAATCTCATGATTTGTTATACAGACGTGCTCACACCTTTACCGAACAGCTGTTGAAATTTCTCAAAGTAAAGATCGTGGTTTCAGGTCGGGAGAACGTGATTAACCAACCCGCAATAATCTGTCAAAACCATACATCAGTAATGGACATCCCTGCAATCCTGTACACTGTCGGCGGAAAATCTCTGTTCTGCACGAAGGAGGAGTTATTCAGGATCTGGGTTTTTGGTAAGGGCATTGAAATTCTGGGTATGATAAAAATATATAAGGATGATCGAATTACAGGTAAAGAGCTGAGAAAAGCTGCAAAAAACTTAAAAGAGCATGTCTGTATTAATGGAGCCTTGACTCCCTACCTGGTTGCATTTCCTGAAGGCACACGAACAAAAGACAGAGGCTACAAAATGAACGAGTTCAAGCGCGGCCTGTTCAGTATTGCAATTAAATATGATCTGCCAATTATCCCGATTGCATCATATGGCGGCCTGGATGTTACTCCAAAAAGCTCCTGGACATTTAACAGGGGAACCATCTATGAAAAAGTCTTAAAACCTCTTTTTCCAAAGGATTACAGTGGAGGGAGTATCAAGGAAAAATCTATCCGGCTTCAAAATGATACACAGCAGAGAATAAATCTTGGACTTCATGAGTTAATTCAGCTTTACGGTAAAGAAAAAACCTGA
- a CDS encoding four helix bundle protein, which translates to MMEKMCETKFSFEDLDAWQKSIDFAVSVIGIADTTNSDRNHYRLIEQLESSAISISANILIS; encoded by the coding sequence ATGATGGAGAAAATGTGTGAAACAAAGTTTAGTTTTGAAGATTTAGATGCCTGGCAAAAATCTATAGATTTTGCAGTGAGTGTTATTGGCATTGCAGATACAACAAATTCTGATCGCAATCATTATAGATTGATAGAACAATTAGAATCATCCGCAATATCAATTTCAGCAAATATACTCATTTCATAA